In Malus sylvestris chromosome 16, drMalSylv7.2, whole genome shotgun sequence, the following are encoded in one genomic region:
- the LOC126606666 gene encoding uncharacterized protein At2g34160-like — protein MESSAIVVVADGMKASVTVNDNKPAVVATGGGACGVGEAIATCGVGEAIATCEGGDVATAETQKTKKLKNKNRIHISHTKRPFFFYCNLAKRYIKQYNAVELSALGMAIPTLITIAESLKSNGVAVEKSISTSTVVSKLDSEDGRIVFKAQLAILLGKAEELEETAVPVAAA, from the exons ATGGAGTCGAGTGCGATTGTTGTTGTTGCGGATGGGATGAAGGCTTCGGTGACAGTGAACGACAACAAGCCTGCTGTCGTTGCTACTGGCGGTGGTGCCTGCGGTGTTGGGGAGGCCATTGCTACATGCGGTGTTGGCGAGGCCATTGCTACATGCGAAGGTGGGGATGTTGCTACCGCTGAGACTCAGAAGACGAAGAAGCTGAAGAACAAGAATCGGATTCACATTTCGCACACCAAGCGTCCATTCTTCTTCTACTGCAATCTTGCCAag AGGTACATCAAGCAGTACAATGCAGTTGAGCTCTCTGCATTGGGAATGG CTATTCCTACTCTGATCACAATTGCTGAGAGTCTCAAGAGCAATGGAGTTGCTGTCGAGAAGA GCATAAGCACCTCTACTGTTGTCTCGAAGCTGGATAGCGAAGATGGACGGATTGTGTTTAAGGCTCAG TTGGCGATTTTGCTGGGAAAGGCTGAAGAACTCGAGGAGACCGCAGTTCCTGTGGCTGCAGCGTGA
- the LOC126606665 gene encoding ureidoglycolate hydrolase-like yields MEDFSGYPINESHSTFHITLSSPSVDTQSLQNFAILYRACISFLDAAGSAGYNKHEDDLLSVFLKKGCYSGFVELHIEQGPILEEEGVSIGIVTAIAASASIKVEFEGNGGHAGAVLMPNRNDAGLAAAELALAVERHVLESGSVEECHWYVGILELHPGAINSIPSKSHLEIDTRY; encoded by the exons ATGGAGGATTTCTCTGGCTACCCAATTAACGAATCACACTCTACCTTTCACATCACTCTTTCCTCACCCTCAGTTGACACTCAAAGTCTGCAG AATTTCGCTATTCTGTACCGCGCTTGTATATCCTTCTTAGATGCTGCAGGATCCGCAGGCTACAATAAACACGAAGATGACTTATTGAGTGTGTTCTTGAAAAAAGGATGCTACTCTGGTTTTGTGGAATTGCACATTGAGCAAGGCCCCATTTTGGAGGAAGAAG GTGTATCAATTGGCATTGTAACTGCGATTGCAGCCTCAGCAAGTATAAAAGTGGAGTTTGAAGGCAATGGAGGCCATGCCGGTGCTGTCCTAATGCCAAATAG AAATGATGCTGGACTGGCAGCTGCAGAATTGGCGCTGGCTGTTGAGAGACATGTATTAGAATCTGGATCTGTTGAGGAGTGTCATTGGTACGTTG GTATTCTGGAGCTACATCCTGGAGCCATCAACAGCATCCCAAGCAAATCACATCTGGAAATAG ACACGAGATATTGA